CAAATTATCAGCTTCATCACTCGTTAACAACCACCAAACCAGCATCTAACAGACATACAGCAGCGGACAACCAGCACACAGTTACATCAGAGCACGTCCTTGGCTTATGTGAATCTGAAATTAGTGGGCACTTCCCCTTTGCAAGCAGCATCGTAGTCTTTTTCAAGGTGCGGTGCAGCTTCCTTATGAGGGTGTATGAACTTCTTCTTGAATGTCATGTCGGACTCCTTGAAAACAGTATAGTAGCTTGAGTCGCGCTTGAGCAATCCATTTTCCTTGAGAAACCTCATAGCATAGTACCGGGGCCTGAGCCGTCCCTCTAGGCTGTGCCCGAGTATTACCGACCGTTGAGCAATGTGCACCGGTTCCAAACCCGCCTCGGAGATGAGGAACTCAGACCTGAGCTGCAGCGATTCCTTGGACTTATTCAGCACCGGTGGAAACTTAGAAATGGCCATGCCTACCTCAGCATCCGTCCACCTGAACGTGTTCCTCAAGTACTCCACTCTGGCTGCTATCTCCTCCTCTCTGCAAGATGCAACAGCACGCAGCGCGTGCCTGAACATCCCAGAACCACGGGGCACACCTATGTTTTGAGCGCACGCCACAATCGCCTGGACACGCTTGGGGCTGGCGGCGAGCAACCTCGGTGTTGAGATGCACAGCTTGGCAATATCACAAGCAGCTAGCCCGCACCCTTGCAGTAACGCCAAATTGGGCTTGACCACCCTGTCGAGGTTGTATGAGAGGACATTGCAGAACTTCATCACTCGGAGGAGGTTGTGGGAGGTGCCGAAGAGGCGCAGGTAGTATTGCAGCCTGGAGACGATGGGTCTACAACGGAATTGGCGGCCGCTGAGTGAGGCTAGGCGCGCGATCTCAGAGTGCGACAGACCGAGAGCGGTGAGCTCGACGACGACGGGCGCCAGGGTCCTCTCAACCCTGGCGCAGAGGAACTGCGGGTCCTTGGCTATGAGGGCGGCGGCCTCGGTGGTGGAGAGACCCAGGCCGGCGAGGAATGAGAGGACGGCATCGGGATTAGCTGGGGACTTGAGGTGGGAGATCTTGGCGGAGGCCTTGAGGGCCTGTGCCCGGGTGAGGCCGCAGGTGGAGACGAGGTAGTCCTCCGCTGCGAAGCTAGGGTTCGAGGagacggcgggcgcggcggcggagatgaGGCGGCTGAGGTGGGAGATGGGAGAGGCGGAGGGGGACGAGAGGATATGGGAGAGGAGGCTGCGACGGAGCCGGAGCATGGCGGCGCGGTGGAGAGTGGAGCCTGgcaagcgcggcggcggcggcggcggcggcggcgagggaatgGGGGAAAGAGCGATGGGAGTGAAAAGATGAAGTGCGATGCGATGGTGTGGTTCAACCCAACCCAAAGTGGCCCCACTCGTCAGTCGTCATCTCATGCTGCCAACTGAAAATGACTACTTCAATCCAAACTCCTACTCCAATACACTTTCACGCAATTCCCAAAGTAAAGAACTGCTTTAACGAGCAAAATATACTAATCAAAATATTTTTCTGCagtcattcctaaatataagtctttggaaagattttactatggaccacatacagagcaaaatgagtgaatctacactttaaatgCATCTATGTGGTTCATAgcgaaatctctacaaagacttatatttaggaacggagggagtagtatataaaaccacaaaaaaatatcaaaatatTTAATGAGCGAAAGTCTACTTCCGCATTTTTATGCAGCTGCTACGATCGGCCAGTTTGATGTGTTGTCTTCGCACCGAAAGCATCATATATCGCCATGGTTCATACGGCGCTATGGTTGCACCTTGGCTGGCCAACGTCACAGTGAGTGCCAACTCTCCCCAACAATACTAACCTAGCCTCTCCTCCAAATCATAGCTTCTGGTTCAATCATTTATCCCCCGAACCCTGATTCAGTCGCAGGTACTTTGTTGTCCGGAACATGCCGGCCCTCAGATGTGGCAAAGATCTCGGCTCCTTGTTCACGACCTATATATGGACCGCTCAAAGAGTGAGCCAGCAGccacaacactagtagaaaaagggccatttatcccggttcataagggcctttactcccggttctggaaccgggactaaatggtcgttactaaagcctccccctttagtcctggttcttacacgaaccaggactaaaggtcgtccacgtggccgctgtctagaactccacctttagtcccggttggtaacaccaaccggtattaaaggtatTTTTTAAcaatttttatttgattttttttaatttttttgatttttaaatttctgaattattttccaatttaatctctaatcacccccatcactactcaatttaacctctaatctctaatcacccatcatcattccaaatcatctaacttcccggccggtcacccatcatcTCACTACTCCAgtctgagcatgcttaactttcaggttctattccctctcgtttccaagtctgcacttgttgttttcctcacaatagtaagatgtcaatcctattaaccatcAGGAGTTTATCTTGAGCATGAAgccacacgtttcactgtttgagtttgaaattattattctaaaaaacaataattatttagtaacactaatatttcttcaataagtagtttgaccatagctTGACCACAGTTTGatcaaatttgaccaaaattcaaaaaattgaaataattatttagtaacactaatattcttgaataattacgtagtaacactaatatttcttgaataagtagtttgaccatagtttgaccagatttgaccacagtttgaccagatttgaccaaaattttaaaAAACTGTAATAGTTATTTAGTAAGACTAATATTATTgaaaaattatttagtaacactagtacttcttgaataagtagtttgacctgatttaaccaaaattcaattttttttttaaatttgagcataactttttttccttttagaatttgaggattcttaaaatttgcaaacaggccataggccgtcaaaatcggatgcggattttcgtgctggacattttgatatattatacattttttctgacatcatatgcaaaagttatagccgttttacattttccctacactttttgcaaaacatgtccaactttaagtttttaaattttcctaactagtacatgtagtaacataactacatctggaaagactttaatttttgaagtttttatcattttcttttgctttttacaaaactgaaaaggcgatccacagggggggtagagtttgaaaatgggacctttagtaccggttcgtgccacgaaccggtactaatgcctcaaaccccattagtaccggttggtggctcgaaccgggactaaaggtctaacctttagtatcggttggtgccacgaaccggtactaatgggcatcgcatcctttagtcccggttcgtggcaccaaccgggactaaaggtcccatttgaatcGTGACTAATGCCTacacggtgccctagccgctcgaactgggactaatgctcacattagtaccggttcgtaatgcaaccgggattaatgctcttttctggccgaacaaaagccttgttttctactagtgcaacctAAAACCACCTCTTCATCTTAGTCTTCCTTATTAACGATCCTTTGTTTTTGTTGTGCGTTTTGATGCATGTTTGTGTTTTTGTGTGTTTGTGCATGGGTTTAAGGATTCATGCGCAAGCCCATGACCGCCGAGGAATGCGAGGAGCACATTAACATCTACATCAAGTTCTCGCAGGTTAGCAACGCGAGGTGACCAATGCACGTGCATATCTACCTCATTCAAGTTTTGGATTTTTGCCCGCCTCTATGGTGAAGAGAATTGGTGATCGAAGGATTGGTATTGGTGGATATAGTTTGCTATAATAGTTTCATGTTTGTCGGGTGTGGTTTGTATGCTCTTTTCAACAGGAGGAATGTTTGGTCATGAAGGTAGTGTTCTTTGAAGTCATCATGTGCACGCTTTACTTTTGATTACCAAGTTGTAAATGGAAGGAAAGATTGGATTATATATCCTTGTTGCAGACAGGATGTAACTAAAATGTATATCTAGGACCATCGGCGCATTGTTAGTATATTTCACTACCATCCACCTCTTTAAGTACGAACATCTCATGTGCTAGCTAATTTTGTTCATCTCCGAGGGATCGTGGTGTACACTGGGGTGCTTTCTGTGGATTTTTTTGTTGCATACTTTGTCACCAGAGAAATGGAGAAACAAATTTTGTCAAAAACTCTAGTGGGCATGTGAATTGGAGCAACTGGTAGCAGCAACAAGGATCAATACCTATCAGTAAAGGTTTTGCGGTGTTTTTACTTGTCGACATTCGCTGGCTGATGTGTTTTGGTTTTTGGTAACAGAGGGTGTGAATATTTGCATGAACAGGACGACCGGTCCTTGCATGGCTAGTACTCAGGTTGGATGGGCCAACCGAGCTTTCGGTCTCAGCTTGCTTGGGCGGGCTACGGAATCAAGCAAGCCAAGCCAGTGTTTTGGGATCATTTCAATGTCCGGCCCAGTTTGGCTCGGATCAGCGAGCCCACAAGCTTATTTGCTCGTAGCCCAGTAGCATGTTTCACACAACAACTGCAATGTTCTATCTTTGTCTAAAATACCCTGCAATGTTCGATCTAATTTGAAAGACGGAATCAATCCGACATCAAACAAAATGCAGCCAAACCTTGGCCTTCGCTCTCCACGTCCTCTCTTATGTCCAATTCCTATAGCCTCTCAAATCTCGACCTAGTTCCATGTTGACACACCCACACAGACACAACCCTTCTCTCCTAACTCCGCCATCCTGCTGA
Above is a window of Triticum aestivum cultivar Chinese Spring chromosome 6B, IWGSC CS RefSeq v2.1, whole genome shotgun sequence DNA encoding:
- the LOC123135427 gene encoding uncharacterized protein encodes the protein MLRLRRSLLSHILSSPSASPISHLSRLISAAAPAVSSNPSFAAEDYLVSTCGLTRAQALKASAKISHLKSPANPDAVLSFLAGLGLSTTEAAALIAKDPQFLCARVERTLAPVVVELTALGLSHSEIARLASLSGRQFRCRPIVSRLQYYLRLFGTSHNLLRVMKFCNVLSYNLDRVVKPNLALLQGCGLAACDIAKLCISTPRLLAASPKRVQAIVACAQNIGVPRGSGMFRHALRAVASCREEEIAARVEYLRNTFRWTDAEVGMAISKFPPVLNKSKESLQLRSEFLISEAGLEPVHIAQRSVILGHSLEGRLRPRYYAMRFLKENGLLKRDSSYYTVFKESDMTFKKKFIHPHKEAAPHLEKDYDAACKGEVPTNFRFT